The following proteins are co-located in the Vigna angularis cultivar LongXiaoDou No.4 chromosome 2, ASM1680809v1, whole genome shotgun sequence genome:
- the LOC108328909 gene encoding phosphatidylinositol 3,4,5-trisphosphate 3-phosphatase and protein-tyrosine-phosphatase PTEN1, with product MGLKLTKQEPPKAEDLSVHHHMINYLTKNFIRNLVSKQRRRMLIAGYDLDMSYITDRVLAMSFPSQRMRAMYRNPLWQVKSVLDMRHYEHYKIYNLCIEESYDPAHFYGRVEAYPFDDNHVPSLEMVRDFCESVDSWLSSDPKNIAVIHCMAGKGRTGLMVCAYLTYCGMSADEALQLYADRRTTNNEGVSIPSQRRYVAYWDSLLSNCVPRETGNGTLKVKLPPPSSRELRRIRLYDTVNIDTIFFVISELQEIPNQVYRPPVEAYRSSCRQIKKGYQRNNSPRYYISVLEDDSDGKQSETEEPRIVVQMDTESPVIYQKSCLDHYFDKPIQVSGDVRVIFYEKMIGGRLFYCCFNTAFIKNSLLQLTVQELDKVGKKGSSICGPDFCLELLFGPANTGYSSSNISNDEHSSDDSL from the exons ATGGGATTGAAACTTACAAAGCAGGAACCACCCAAAGCTGAGGACCTAAGTGTACATCATCACATGATTAATTACCTAACCAAGAATTTTATTCGTAACTTGGTATCTAAGCAACGTAGAAGAATGCTTATAGCTGGTTATGATCTTGACATGTCATATATCACCGATAGAGtattagcaatgtcatttcctTCTCAACGAATGCGAGCAATGTATCGAAATCCTCTCTGGCAGGTTAAATCTGTGTTGGACATGAGACATTATGAGCATTATAAG ATCTACAATCTCTGTATAGAAGAAAGTTATGATCCTGCTCACTTTTATGGACGTGTGGAAGCATACCCCTTTGATGATAACCATGTGCCATCTCTTGAAATGGTTAGAGATTTCTGTGAAAGTGTGGATTCATGGCTGTCAAGTGACCCAAAAAATATTGCTGTTATTCATTGCATG GCAGGAAAAGGTAGAACAGGATTAATGGTGTGTGCATACTTAACTTATTGCGGCATGTCAGCAGATGAGGCTCTTCAACTGTATGCAGACAGACGAACAACCAATAATGAAGGA GTATCAATACCAAGTCAAAGACGATATGTGGCATATTGGGACAGTCTACTTTCAAATTGTGTCCCAAGAGAAACTGGAAATGGAACACTAAAAGTGAAGTTGCCTCCACCGTCTAGCAGAGAATTACGGCGTATCCGGCTTTATGATACAGTCAACATTGACACTATATTCTTTGTCATCTCAGAGCTACAAGAG ATTCCTAATCAGGTGTATCGTCCACCAGTTGAAGCTTACCGTAGCAGCTGTAGACAGATTAAGAAAGGGTATCAGAGAAACAACAGCCCTCGGTATTATATATCTGTTCTTGAAGATGATAGTGATGGAAAGCAATCAGAAACAGAAGAACCTCGTATTGTAGTTCAAATGGACACAGAGAGTCCTGTTATATACCAGAAGTCATGTTTGGACCATTACTTTGATAAACCTATACAA GTAAGTGGAGATGTACGTGTCATATTCTATGAGAAAATGATAGGTGGTCGCCTTTTCTACTGCTGTTTTAATACAGCTTTTATTAAGAACAGCTTGCTTCAG CTCACAGTACAAGAGTTGGacaaagttgggaagaagggaAGCTCAATATGTGGTCCTGACTTCTGCCTAGAATTATTGTTTGGTCCTGCTAATACAGGATATTCGTCATCAAATATATCCAATGATGAACACTCTAGTGATGATTCTTTATAA
- the LOC108329198 gene encoding cyclic nucleotide-gated ion channel 2 produces MPNTFSSLFWWIGKKLRGRNTVSNGESGNNDNVVAAVVVDDNPFGSTVECYACTQVGVPAFHSTSCDSFNQPEWEASAGSSLVPIQNRPNKVLGFRATSGSNIGPFGRVLDPRSKRVQKWNRALLLARGVALAIDPLFFYSLSIGREGSPCLYMDGGLAAMVTVARTCVDAVHLLHVWLQFRLAYVSRESLVVGCGKLVWDAREIASHYLRSLKGFWFDAFVILPVPQAVFWLIVPKLIREERIKIIMTIMLLIFLFQFLPKVYHSICMMRRMQKVTGYIFGTIWWGFGLNLIAYFIASHVAGGCWYVLAIQRVASCLRQQCQRTNGCNLSVSCSEEICYQSLSGAIGDSCGGNSTVVLKKPYCLDVEGPFKYGIYQWALPVISSNSLAVKILYPIFWGLMTLSTFGNDLEPTSNWLEVIFSICIVLSGLLLFTLLIGNIQVFLHAVMAKKRKMQLRCRDMEWWMRRRQLPSRLRQRVRHFERQRWAAMGGEDEMEMIKDLPEGLRRDIKRHLCLDLIRKVPLFHNLDELILDNICDRVRPLVFSKDEKIIREGDPVPRMVFIVRGRMKRSQSLSKGMVASSILEPGGFLGDELLSWCLRRPFIDRLPASSATFVCLESVEAFGLDAEHLRYITDHFRYKFANERLKRTARYYSSNWRTWAAVNIQFAWRRYRQRTRGPVTPVRESGGTERRLLQYAAMFMSIRPHDHLE; encoded by the exons ATGCCCAACACCTTCTCCTCTCTCTTCTG GTGGATTGGTAAAAAGTTGCGAGGAAGGAACACGGTTAGTAATGGAGAGAGTGGGAACAACGACAACGTTGTCGCTGCCGTTGTCGTGGATGATAATCCGTTTGGCAGCACGGTAGAGTGTTACGCTTGCACGCAGGTTGGCGTGCCGGCGTTTCACTCAACCAGCTGCGACAGTTTTAACCAGCCGGAATGGGAGGCTTCGGCCGGGTCTTCCCTCGTTCCGATTCAGAATCGGCCCAATAAGGTTCTCGGGTTTCGGGCCACGTCCGGTTCGAATATTGGACCGTTTGGGCGGGTTTTGGATCCACGGAGCAAGCGCGTCCAAAAGTGGAATCGTGCGCTGCTGCTGGCGCGTGGTGTGGCGTTGGCGATTGACCCGCTGTTCTTCTACTCGCTTTCGATCGGGAGGGAGGGGTCGCCGTGCCTGTACATGGACGGAGGGCTGGCGGCGATGGTGACGGTGGCGCGGACTTGCGTGGACGCGGTGCACCTCTTGCACGTGTGGCTGCAATTCAGGCTGGCGTACGTATCGCGCGAGTCGCTGGTAGTTGGGTGCGGGAAACTAGTGTGGGACGCGCGTGAGATTGCGTCGCATTACCTGCGATCGTTGAAGGGGTTCTGGTTCGACGCATTCGTGATCCTCCCAGTTCCCCAG GCTGTGTTTTGGTTGATAGTGCCAAAATTGATAAGAGAAGAGCGAATTAAAATCATTATGACCATAATGCTATTGATTTTTTTGTTCCAATTTCTCCCCAAAGTTTACCACAGCATCTGCATGATGAGAAGAATGCAAAAAGTCACGGGCTACATCTTTGGTACCATTTGGTGGGGCTTTGGTCTCAATCTCATAGCTTATTTTATTGCTTCCCAT GTTGCTGGAGGGTGCTGGTATGTCCTTGCAATTCAACGAGTTGCGTCGTGCCTTCGTCAGCAGTGTCAGAGAACTAATGGATGCAACCTTTCTGTGTCGTGCTCAGAGGAGATATGCTACCAGTCTTTGTCAGGCGCAATAGGAGATTCTTGTGGTGGAAACTCAACAGTAGTGTTAAAAAAGCCTTATTGCTTAGACGTTGAAGGACCTTTCAAATATGGGATCTACCAATGGGCACTTCCAGTCATATCAAGCAACTCTTTGGCTGTAAAGATTCTTTATCCCattttttggggtttgatgacCCTCAG CACTTTCGGAAATGATCTTGAACCCACAAGCAACTGGCTGGAAGTAATTTTCAGCATATGCATCGTACTCAGTGGACTATTGCTTTTCACATTATTGATTGGTAACATTCAG GTATTCTTACATGCTgtcatggcaaagaagagaaagatgCAGCTTAGATGTCGAGATATGGAATGGTGGATGAGGAGGAGGCAGCTGCCATCACGATTAAGACAAAGAGTTCGCCATTTTGAACGTCAGAGATGGGCTGCGATGGGAGGAGAAGATGAGATGGAAATGATCAAAGACTTGCCTGAGGGGCTGAGGAGGGACATCAAGCGCCATCTTTGCCTCGACCTCATTAGAAAG GTTCCTTTGTTCCACAACTTGGATGAACTTATTCTTGACAACATCTGTGATAGGGTGAGGCCCTTAGTGTTCTCTAAAGATGAAAAG ATAATAAGAGAAGGTGATCCTGTACCAAGGATGGTGTTCATTGTCCGAGGACGCATGAAACGCAGCCAAAGTCTGAGCAAAGGCATGGTAGCCTCAAGCATTCTTGAGCCAGGAGGGTTTTTGGGTGACGAGCTACTTTCATGGTGCCTTCGCCGGCCGTTTATAGATAGACTTCCGGCCTCCTCAGCCACATTTGTGTGTCTTGAATCAGTAGAAGCCTTTGGCCTTGATGCAGAGCACTTGAGATACATCACTGATCACTTCAGGTACAAGTTTGCCAACGAGAGGCTGAAGAGAACAGCAAGATATTACTCATCCAATTGGAGAACCTGGGCTGCTGTCAACATTCAATTTGCTTGGAGACGTTACAGGCAGAGGACTAGAGGTCCGGTGACGCCTGTAAGGGAGAGTGGAGGCACTGAGCGCAGGCTCTTGCAATATGCTGCAATGTTCATGTCAATAAGGCCACATGACCATCTTGAATAA
- the LOC108328911 gene encoding uncharacterized protein LOC108328911, producing the protein MSACKTLTCFPLASSSSSFFKRTFIVPHQRLTLTRKCSTSALTAEESELQSLTVQHLLTSPDGVSTLMKMDRKPLLPHQSHVPRWFPYLDAFRCQNGTVLTSAEVVEVLAPCISEDRWRRFGSVVRNRSYSVCLVVEGLCDFGNVSAAFRSADALGVQSVHVVSCDTNKRYKDNRHVSMGAEKWLDIELWDSTKECFKMLKSRGYRIATTHVGMDAVSIHDLDWSHPTAIVVGNENRGISDEALELSDLHCSIPMAGMVDSFNVSVAAGILMHHAVCNRISHMGHHGDLTVEECQILLAEFSLRHSKSSISIVEDYATRKAATLT; encoded by the exons ATGAGTGCTTGCAAAACCCTCACGTGTTTTCCACtcgcttcttcttcttcttccttcttcaaaCGAACCTTTATCGTCCCACATCAACGTCTAACCCTCACTCGGAAATGTTCCACGTCAGCCCTAACCGCGGAAGAATCCGAACTCCAATCTCTGACCGTCCAACACCTCCTCACCAGCCCCGACGGTGTCTCCACGCTCATGAAGATGGACCGCAAGCCTCTTCTCCCTCACCAATCTCATGTGCCTCGCTGGTTCCCCTACCTCGATGCCTTCCGCTGTCAAAACGGCACCGTTTTGACCAGCGCCGAGGTCGTCGAGGTCCTCGCGCCCTGCATATCGGAGGACCGGTGGCGGAGGTTTGGGAGCGTGGTTCGGAACCGGAGCTATTCCGTCTGCCTTGTCGTCGAAGGGCTCTGCGACTTTGGCAACGTCTCTGCTGCTTTCCGGTCCGCCGACGCGCTCGGCGTTCAGTCCGTCCACGTCGTGTCGTGTGACACCAACAAAAG GTATAAGGATAATCGACATGTAAGCATGGGTGCAGAGAAATGGTTGGACATTGAGCTGTGGGATTCTACGAAGGAGTgctttaaaatgttaaaatcacGTGGTTATCGAATTGCCACTACTCATGTGGGAATGGATGCG GTTTCTATTCATGACTTAGACTGGTCGCACCCAACTGCAATCGTGGTCGGAAATGAAAATAG GGGTATTAGTGATGAGGCATTGGAGTTGTCAGATTTGCACTGCAGTATTCCAATGGCAGGAATGGTGGACTCTTTCAATGTTTCAGTTGCTGCAGGAATCCTCATGCATCATGCTGTTTGTAATAGAATATCTCACATG GGCCATCATGGTGATCTGACTGTAGAAGAATGCCAGATTCTACTTGCAGAGTTTTCACTCCGCCATAGCAAAAGTTCGATCAGTATTGTGGAGGATTATGCAACGCGTAAAGCAGCAACATTGACCTAA